The Triticum aestivum cultivar Chinese Spring chromosome 5A, IWGSC CS RefSeq v2.1, whole genome shotgun sequence genomic sequence ACTGTGAAAAAGAATCCTAAAACAGGACAACCAAAAGGATCACCAAAACTTAGGAAAGATGGATACTAACAAAATCAAGTAGCATGTCTACTTGATAAACACAACAATATTCTCTATTGACTATACATGTACGCATGGGAAGATAGGGTCATCACCAACAAATAACATATACAGAAATAAAAGTTTGTTATGAGCTGTCCATATACTTGGGAATGAAGTGCTTACGCTTGCATTTGGTAACTTCCGCTTAAGAGTCGTAGATTGTCCAGCTTTGAGTTTCTGGATATCTTTGTCCTTGGCAAAGGAGTGCGTTTCGTGAAGCTTACTCACAGTCACAGGAACCGGTAACTTGTTTTTTCAATGCATGTGCTTCTGCCTGTGATCTGCGAATCCCACCAACCTTATTTCTGTCTGCCACCTGGGGCTCCACCACATTCTTCTGAAGGTTGTGTGTTGCTTCAATAGCTTGTGCTCTTTCCAATTCTTTTATCTGAAGTATCGCAGCAGCGTTGTCCTTTTCTCTTGCCCTCAATTGGTTCGACACGAAATCCTTTTCAGCAAGTAACAAAGAAACTTCATAATCCTTATTTGAGCACAGGGTCTGATAACCTTGCTTCAATTTTATTAGCTCTGCTCTTAAATCCGCCGCGGTGTGCTCATGGTCTGCAGTTTTTTCATTAAGCCCGACACAAGTTCCAACTTCCTCCAGGTAGAGACAGACAAGCACGGATGCTGATCAATGAATAAGAAAACCAACCAGTGACACGCATACATGCTGGACTGAATGCTTTTCTTGAGGTAGTTTAGTACCTTCAGTTCTGAGTTTTCAATGCCAAAAAGAGCTTCGCAGAATCTTGCATCCTCCGAATCACTCTCTAGCAGCTCTGCATTGCACAAAGAAGGCAGCAATGACATGACATCAGTAAGCAACATTTTAGGTACTGCTGAATTCAGCGGAAATGGTATTCAGTTAATCGTGACAACTGACGCTTAGCAGGGCAACAGACAAGGTGACAGCATGATAAATTCAACAAATCAACTTCTCAAGCAACACAAATATATAGTTCCTGTAAATTTCGTCCAAAATATCCTCAGACAGAAAGGAGTGAGGGGCAGAGTGTGTTCTGACCGCCGAGCTTGGGGCTGTCCCCAGGAAGCAGCTCCCTGCAGGCTGCCTCCCACCTGCTCCTGCTTAGCTCCGCCTTCCGGTCCGGTCCGGGAGGAGAAGACAAGCCACCAGCATCAGGCGCGGAGAAGCCCAGGAGAAACCCAGAACTCATGCTGAATCACCTGGTGGAGGCGCGCCTGGTTGATCTTGTCGCGGGCATCCCAGAACTCATGCTGGATTCTGTTGATCGCCTCCAGCCGCGcgcggccggcggcgagctcctcgacCTGCGCCTCCACCCGGTCGTAGATGCGCCGCCACTCAGCCCGCCCGCGTGCCCCGTCCCCGCGCCACTCATCGATCCAGACCGCGCGGCTGTTGCTTCCCTCACTGCCGTCATGTTCGTGTGCGTCAATGGCTAACAAAATCCTGAGCAGCTTCGATTCGACGCCGACACCTCAATGAATGTTGAAGAAAATCGGATCTTTGGAAAGCTCGCCGGAAAGGGAATCCAGTGATATGTCATGCGTGAGGGGAATTGGATTTCCTGGGGAGATTACAAGTTGAGATGGTGATGGGTTCCTGCAGAGGTGAGAGTGAGACCGTGAGACGTTGGGGGAGAACAGAGGAGAATTTTTTGTTACAACATATAATAatcctggccaaacgggccggcccgacACGGCATGGCCCGGCACGGCCTGCCGTGGCACGTTTAATAgctgggccgtgccgtgccggcccacggGCGCTGCTCCTTGGCCGAGGCACGACCTGATTAGTAAACGGGTCGGCCCGATGGCCCGTTTAGCATGCTGGGCTGCACATTTTCAGTCTGTTGGGCTGGTTTTTAGACCTATTGTGCTATATTTTAGgtatacatatatgaaaaaagttctgaaaattatataaaaaataaacgggccGTGTCGTGCCagcccgcgtgcccaggctccaGGCCGAAGGTGTGCAACGTGCCGGGCATGGCCCGTTAAGCCCGTGTCGTGCTTGGCCCATGGTTGGCGGTGCTGGTGTGCTCGCGGGCTAGCCTATTTGGCCAGCTATACAACATATTATGCTCAAGTAGTCCTAAGAAAACATTAAATTCCAAATAGTCCTCCATATTAGCGAAATAGGACCCAAGAAATCACATAAAAAACACGGTCCGGCTCTGAAGACACTGTCAACCTCGACACTCTTTAATGTGGTCGTGCGGCCGAGGACATATCAATCGACGATGACATGTGCGATCGCCATTCTTCTCCTCTAGGGCATCAGCCTAAAGTTTTGCATCTCTCGGTCCACCGAAATCCACCTACTTGTGTTGATCGGCTTCTTCTGGCGCCTCCTCGGGGCTGCTCTGGGCAGGTGCAACACTTGGTGGGGTTCACCTCAGGTTCTTTACGACACCATCGTTTTTTTTACTGTTTCTCCATGTTGCATTTAGACGGTAGGATTTCCTGATTTAGGTGGCCATCCTCAAACCTATGGGGTGTAAGGATCGGTGTCATGCCATTGGAGTTTCTTTTTGCGACTATGCCATGGGAGTCTTTTTTTGCAGGTATGCCATGGGAGTTATTGATGTTTTATGCACGTGTCATAGACCACTGTTTGTGATTGGTCGTTGTCGAGATTGATCTCTAGGGTTGGGAGATGGGGCACCGGTGAAAGCATTGCATGCCAATGGTCATGCCGATGACTACAACCTCTTCGGGGGACCGCTTCCTTCCTTGTAGCTGTCACCACTGTTGCCATCCTCCTTCAAACTCCATATGGGTGTATGTTGTTGGCGGCATGTGTAAGATGTTATGTTGAGTTAGTGGCAGATCTGGAGGTGCTCCTCAAAGACTTGTGCACGTTGTCAGGAGCAAACAAGCTTCTTTAGTCTAAGTGCTTAGCTTGGCTTTGCTTGTTCCTTTTGTTTTAGGTTATCCATGTGGTTGATGATTATGTACTCACTACTAGAATCTGCAAATAGCCCTAGGGCTGAAGCACTTCCCTAGAGTTAAATTGGACACCCTAGGGACGTAAAGGTTTCCTAGGGTACACACTGAAAACCCATGGGATTGTATTGTTTCCTTAGGGTCTAATTACACACCCAAGGGATACTCCGTGCGTGGGACCATGCTGAAGCCATGCTGGCGTGTTTCCCTACGGGTTATCTTATTAACTCTAGGAAAAGATCTATAACTAGGGTGAAGAAACAAAACTCTAGAGACTGAACATATGGTGTAAACGGGGCTTTAACGTTCCAACTAACGCCGTAGAGTATCCCTAGTGTTTGTAATGTTAACTGTAGGGAGGTTTACACACACTTAAATATGTATTTTACCCTAAGATTTATATTCTAAATATACTTGCAACAAATATAGAATATCAAGAAAATTTAAACCTACAAAAAAAATAAATGTGAAAATAACATAAATTGTGCAAAAAGAAAACGTAAGTTGATTGACCATATATATTTTTTGACATATATGTGGACCCATCACTTTTTGTGCACACACTTGATTAGTAAATGTACATGTGTCAGTGAAATAGGCGGAAATAAGTGCATATTTCTTTGAGGGTTAGATATACACAATGGAAAATAATAGCCAAGTAAATCTTTTTGACCAGATGCTAGTTGAGTAGTGCCTTTTCTTTTCCCAAAAAAATCAGTAGTGCCTAAATTGGCTATACACGCACCCAGAATTGGCTGTTGGCGCTTATCGAGCCCGCGCAAAATTGTACGCGCTCGTATCCCTTCACCCCCTTAGACGCGCGAAGTTTCCCCAATCTTCTCTCCCGAACGCGCGAAACCCTCCTATTCCCCAAAGCTCAACCCTGTACACGCGCGGACATTTTTCCCCAAATCCCACTCCAGCGGTGAGAGCGCCGCCAAAATAGCACCAAAGCTGCGGCGGCGCACCTCATCCATAGCCGCGTCACCCGTGCCCTCTTCAAGCCATCGCCGTTGCAGGCCCGGGCTCCCGCGGCTGTCGCTgctgcagccgccgccgctgcaTCTGCAGCAGACCTGGGCTCCCGCGGCTGCCGCTGTAgaggggccgccgccgccgcctttgctgCATCTGCAGCAGACCTGGGCTCCCGCGGCTGCCCCTGTAGAGGGTCCGCCACCGCCGCTGCAGAGGGTCCGCCGCCGTGGAGCTTGACCGACCTGCTGCCCTCGACAACAACTTCAGGCGGAGGCATCCGTGCTGCTCCCACCCTGCTCCTACCTTGCCGCCCTTGACCAATACGTCCTCGGTCTGCAACCTGCTGCAACTATAGGCGTCTTCTTCAACTTCAGAATCAAAGGCTCCATTAGGTGAGCTCACATGACAATGTTTCCCTCATGTTCCTATATGTGTCTGATGCATCAGTTTAGGGATCGGTAAATGATTTTTTTAGAGATCTTTTTTACTCCATGAAGATGAAGCTCACATCTAGGAAGTTGTGATCCCTAAAAAAACTGTCTATTTGTGTATATTTGTTTTCTGATTAAAACTGTGTATTTCTTCATCTCATAAAATTGTAAGCTGTATATTTGTGTTCTGATCAAGAAATTGACTCTGATGCAGAATCAGAAGATGGTGAGGACTTGCAATTATCTCATGGAGACATTGATGATTTCTAGTAGTTTTCTTGTTGTTTGAGATGACATTTTCCTCAATGTATTTTTAAATCTGGACATTGATGATTTCTGGTTGTTTCCCTTTGTGTTGTACTTTCTAATTTGTCTAAAAAATTTCAGACCATCGCATCCCTTCAAGGAATTCCAGCGCCTGAGATTCCATGCATTGTTATACCACCACCTCCAGCTTTTCCAAGTTTAGCCACTTCGTCTCCGATCTGTTCTCCATAAGTGGTATGTACCTATGTCTTTTTGAATGCAATAGCGCCAAATAGGCCAAATGAAAACATAAAAGGAATATGTTGTAGTATATCAGCAAATGCAAAAAAACAAGTGAAAATTTCCCAGAATAGTAGTCGACATATGGTTGCACTTTGTTTTTTGGTTCAATATTTTGGCCAAATAGTGCTGAATTGGTATTTTAATTTTACTTTTTAATTGGTTTGGCAAATATGATTTGAAAATTTCGCAGAATAGTAGGCATCATATGGTTGTCCTTTTGTCAAAATTTCATAATTTTCTGGACATTTGTTATTTTTGGTTTAATTTTTTTGCCAAATAGGGGCTGAATTGGTATTTTCCATTTTATTTTTAGTTGGTTAGGCAAATACAATTGAAAATTTCCCAGAATGCTAATAATGACATTTGTGCAGCCCTCTGCCGGCGAACCCAACAAATGATGTTGAAAATATGGATAATACATTACGTGGAGCGGAAGATGGAATGTTTGGCCGCTTCTTTGATGCAAATGGTAATGATGCGAATGGTGTTGCTGCTGGAACTTTCTCCCCACCTGGTGATGATTTACCTACATTTTGAGATATACCTCGTCGTGGTGAAGGAGGTGGTCTGAACTTTTTTTTTTTGATTAATTGGAAGCAAATGGACAATTATCCTTTTGGCCATTCACTTGGTTAAGGTTGTGATATTCTGGATCAGTAACTCATATGATGCATGGTGTATGTATTCCACGCTACTAATTGGCACCTAGGTAGATGACATTTTGTGAGTTCTAGCTACTGAGCAGATGCCATCTTTTGTAAAGAGTGGTACTATTATGTAAACTCTTTGATGTTGCTATTTATAATAATGGTGGTTGAAATATATATTTCATGTGATTGTTTTCTAATTTTTGAAGTGATTATATACAATTATTTTTTATAGTTTAATTTGTACGAAACAATATTAATTTGCCCAGTAATGCAATATTTTAAAATAATGATTCCTAGGGTTTGTAAACCCAAGGGATCTAAACTGGGCTAACAACGGTCGCCGTTACACAATATTTCCCTAGGGAAGGAAACTAACCCAAAGGTTATCAACTTTACAAGTTAGCATGCGGGCCACCTGTCGCTTGTGTCCCTAGGgtatagaacccaagggaaagaggaCTATACCTAAGGTATTCCTTCTTCACCCTAGTGAAACCGAGATTTCCCACCATTCGTGCCCTAGGCGATTTCCTAGGGGATACACTAGGGAAACCCCTTTCCCTAGCGTTTTTACCTGCTTGCTTAGGGTATCCGACCCTAGGGCTATTTGCAAAATCTAGTAGTGACTTCATATGTAAAGTCGGTATCCCACTGGTCTATTTCTTGGTTTATCGTGTGTTTTGCCAAAGAAGGCTATGTGTGACACCAGCGTATGGGTTGGTAGCAAGCCCACTAAAACATTCATAGGGTCGAACTGGAAGTGGAAGGCACCTGGTAGAGGTGGGAgagggtttagtcccacctcaaaAATTGACAAGAACCTAGACCATCATATAAGAAATCCCTCATGGAACACTTAGATGAGATGGCAAGACATATAACGTGTGCGCGAGAGGATCACCGCGACTTCTTTTTTCTTAACACACTACAATCGAAGTCGCGTAGGGGAGGAGGGAGGGTAGATGCATCGAGGCAGCCTCCGGGGGCGGCGACCTTGATAGATTGGCACGGTCGACGACAGTGTGGGTTCGGGCCTCAGGTGGCGAAGAACTAGGTCGGGGATGAAGGCGAAACAACGATTGCGGCGGAACTCCGATGGCGGCTGACGAGGTCAAAAGAGAAGAGGAGTGGGCTGGTCGAGCGAGGAAGGTGAGGATACGATATGGATGAATTGGCGCGGACCCTTTGGTCAGTCCTACGTGGCGAGCGCATCTGAGCAAGCCCAGACGTTCCCATAGCCACCCTAAATATTGGTCAGGTATAGAAAGTGCCAATCAGTTCGGACGTTTGGACCAAATTTACAAGTCCGACCGGCTGAGAAGTTTTGGCCCGTCCGGTCGTCTTGGGCGGATATCATGTGTGTAGATGCTCTGACAACGTGGTGGCATCAAAAGCCGCCAGAGAATCAGGATCTCTCGCCCCATGATCTACAACCACATCCGCATCACCGTCCCTCCATTGATTAGCTTAATTGATTTGTCAGAGAAGAGTGAGCCAATGATGGAGAAACACACGGTGATGAAGAGAAGGTGAAACAGCCAAATAGGCATAGAATCTCGTACTCGTGACAAACCGTTGACCACTCTATACAGAAGTAGTAGCAGTACGAGATTTCTTTACATGTCATCTGACATGTACCAATAGTATATCTTGGTCAACATGTATCACGAATGGTTGGCGCCACGACTGCTTCTACCCGCCCCCACTTGGCCCCAGGACACCCCGCCTTCCTCACGGACGCATTCCTCGCCGCTGCGTACATCATGTGCTCCCCCTCGACATACAATGGGGTGCCGCCAAAGTCGTTGGAGAATCAAGACCTCTCTCACCATGAGGGTTATTGTGAAAACAAGAGGGAACTAATGATAGAGAAACATGTGATGAAGAAATGGCATCTGGGATATTGGGCAAAATTGTATCTTCGTGAGTGTTAAGAAAGCATTCATTTAGCATGACACATAGTAGTGTAGCATtaattatgatacggtatcataatatgatactcaaccttctctttcttcatttaattctatgccacatcatctaaattgcctagttggcatgcatgatactagttatgatactcccattacgaccagccttagtacTTGCTGTAGGTCTACAATTTTCAAGACGCATACAAGTCAACTAGAGTATTTTGTGAAACCATTTATGGATATAAAGCCCAGAACATATCCTAGTTGGAAAGCCCAACTAGTTGCGGACAATCGAGTGAATGAATAGCATTGTGGGTTCAGGCTCAACAGTTCCTTTTTTTTACGAGAAATTTTtcgatctattcattttcaatcatggcagtgcaacaaagatcagaaataatagaaattacattcggatccgtagaccacctagtgacgactacaagcactgaagcgagtcgaATGCGCGCCGCCGttatcgcccctccatcgccggaatcggacacaacttgttgtagtagacagttagaaagtcgtcgtgctaaggccccgtaggatcAGCGCACCAGAAgagcaaccgccgcagatgaagaataacgtagatcggaaggatccaatccAACGACACATGGActtagacgaacaacgacgagatccgagcaaatccaccaaagatagatccgccggagacacctCCACACTCCCACCAACGGTGCTAGACGCACCGCCGAAACagggactaggcggggagacctttgttccatcttcagggagccgccgtcgTCTTGTCTTCTTgaataggacacaaaccctagGAAAACTAAAAGAAACGGCTAAAAACGGAGCCCTTCTGCCGGCCCTTGCGAAGATCCACcacgcccccatggccctagggccaccggagagggTGTGGACCTACGGCGGCGCCGacgggaggcagaaaccctagctcttttttgtggaggaggaggaggcggcggctagaaaGGCTTCTGTCCTATCAGGCTCAACAGTTCCCAACAAATAATCTTATATATGGTGTTCACTTGTTCTTGAGGGTGTTTGCAGAAAATGCTCCGCATGATTTGTTAGAGGAGccaagatattgatggagatttgAGTTTGAATTCTCTCGCATGATTCGATGGGCTAACTCTTGTGGACGGTGTGAgccaatctgtggttggatggttggAGGGATTGTGGTATTCCCAGTCCATCAGGATTTaaatcccggtgctcgcatttatttctggatttatttcagcatttccggcgatgcgcattcagtggaaggagacgttcccgtcgacgacaaggcgtctacggtgacttcgtaaatctcaagatgatatgctagCTTGGTCTTTCAGAGATGCTCATagggggtagggtgtgcatgtgtgcgtttaTAGGGATGAACGTACgtgtgtgtatatgagcgcttgtgtctgtactgatgttaaaaaaaaaaCTCTTGTAGATGGTCCACATGGCTTGAGAAACCACTAGGAACACCgattgtgtttttgtttttttgaccCAAGCAGTCCGGTCTTTGAAACTAATGGAATGGGTTGGTCCAGAAGCTCAAGGTGAGGAGGCCCTGAAGAACAAGGACAATGTGGTGGCACCAAAGCCGCCGGAGAATCAGGATCTCCCGCGCCTCCATTTGATTAGCTTAATTAATTTGTTCCCTAAAAAAGCTTAATTAATTTGTAATCGCGAGAAGAAGAGTGAACCAATGATAGAGAGACACGTGGTGAAGAGAAGGTAAGAAAATAAGCATAGAATCTCGTACTGGGGGCAATCAGTTGACCAGCTTATTCAAATCAAAGTACGAATCTGTTTTCCTTAAATGCGATATGACATGTACGAATAGGATATCTTAAAATAAGGTCCGTGAACACGATTTGATTTCTTGGCACGTACAAGTAGTAGTACTTCCTCTGGATCTGGATGTGGTACAAATTGTCAACACGCATCGTCAAAAACTACTACTACTGGTAATCTTGATATCACTGTCATTTATGTACCAGATTTGCTGTTACCGGAGCAAGTAGAAAATATGTTCAATTCAGTCGATTTCGCCTAGTGCCCGAGGCCGATACGGGGCGAAGACGTGGCTtacagaaatgaatgtatctagacatatgtttggtcaagtaattcgggacggatggagtatttcttttgaacaaCTGATTTATTGGTGCTCCCTATATATATGCTTGGATGAAGTTTAAGAAGAAGTACAAAAAAAAGAGGGGGTCAAGCAAGGACCCAAAATCAAGCTACAAGGATGCACCGCCACATCCAGTGACAGCGACAGCGACACTGTCATGTCATCATCTTTTCATTTCACTAATAATAAAACAGTGTACAAAATAACAAAATGGTGATTCGATATTTCTGTCTTGTGTAACAACCACCAAAGTGCACGCTCAGTTTGACAAGACTAAGACTAGGCTACGAGCGGGCGCACGTCGTCCTTGAGCGGCCCGGCGTGGCGGAATCCGTAGGCGCGGAGCACCTGGTCGTCGGCGAGGTTGAGCGCGCGCCGCATCCCCTCGGCGCAGCTCTCGTTGGAGTAGATCTCGTTGGGCCTGCCGCCGCAGGGGTTGCATCCGGTGAAGTGCGTCACGAAGGGCCGGCGCCAGGCGGACGCCTTCTGCCCGCCCCCGTCGGGCCCCGGGACGCCGCCGTCCTTCTTCCTGAgggccgcgttcctcgccgccgcgTACACCGCGTGCTCCCCCTCCGCGTGCCGCCGCCGGAGCGCGGGCCCGAACCGCCGCTCCGCCGCCCGGTACCGCTCCGCGACGCCGTCGAGCTTGTCCACGATCTCCGCCCAGTAGCCCTGGAAGTAGTACTGGTTCTCGAGGTAGGTCCTGGCGCCCCATTTTTTGGGGTTCTTGAGCAGCAGGTATGCCAGCGCCGACTGGTCGTCGGACTCGGCGTCGGGCTTGTCGCTGAGCGTGGCCTTGAGGGTCTTGCCCCATCGCGCGTACTGCGGCGAGGCCGGGCCCATGCTGGCCCATGCGTCCATGAAGTCGAGCGACCACTGGCAGTTGCGGATGAGGAAGACGCCGGCGTTGAGGCCGACCCAGGACCTGGCCTCGTACACCTCCCTGTCCCAGCCGTGGACGACGAGGTTGTAGTCCTTGTACCTGGTGGCGAGCGGGGGCGCGAAGTCCATGTCGGTGACGACGGCGTCGGCGTCGAGCCACCAGACCCACTCGGCCTCCGGGTGGGCGAGCATGGCGGCGCGCACCACGGGGATCTTGGCCCAGTAGGCCACCATGTCGGGCTGCAGCAGCGCCGTGTTGTAGAGCAGCTCGATCCCGTGGAGGCGCGCGTAGTCGACCTTGTTCTTGAGGAAGCGGAGCAGCAtgtggtcgccgccgtcgccggcgcagGGGTAGGACTGGGAGCCGGAGAGCATGAGGACGCGCTCCCCGGGGCCGCGCGGGTAGTGCAGGCGCAGCCACTCGGCCCGCTTCGCGTCCCAGCCGGCCACCCGCCGGCCCACGGCGTAGGAGAGCTTGGGGTCGTCGTAGAAGGTGCGCGGGCGTGCGGCGACCCTGGCGTAGAGGCCGTCCTCGGAGTCGTTCTCCTGCGGCTGCGGGAAGGAGGTGGGGAAGGGGAGGGAGGGGCCGGCGACGAGGTTGGGCACGGGCGTTGGAGCGAGCAGGGatgagaagcagaggaggaggagcacggCCGCGACGGCGCCCGCGGCGAAGACGAGCGCGTCGTGGACGCGCGCGGCGAGCACGACGTGGCCGTGCGGCCTGTGCGCCGTCCCCGTGAGGCCGAACGGCGCGGTCTCCGAGGCCATAGTGGCGGTGAGTTCCCTCGAGGGCCGCCCAAAAGCAGAGCTGGAAAAGCAAGGCCAGTGAGGACTGTGGAGTGTGAGGCGAAACGAGGGGCGTGGCGCTGTGAGgcagcaggcaggcaggcagcggcGGGAAAGGTGATGGCGTGGGGGGTGGGGTTTGGGGTTGGACCGGGGAATGGCAGGGTGGAACGGATTGAGGTCGAGGGGATGGATCTtgtttctcttctcttctcttctctggcAGAGGCTCCTCTAGTCCTCTGGGATGTGTCGGCCGCCGGCGCCGGGAGCGGCGTGGGGCTTGCATGGGCCTTGTTTTTGTTTCTTTGGGGTTTGTTTTCTTCCCGTTAAGTTTTTTGGACCAAGATAGGTTGGAATTGCCGAGGCGCAGGCACACCTCATCCCCTCCGATTCGGATCACGCCATTAATGCGCATCGAGATCTGTTTTGGAGATGCATTTCTGATACGCCTATGCCTTCCTTATTTGTAAAGAGAGATTTCTAGCCCgcatgcaaaaaaataaaaataaaaaatttaattGAATGGCCTTATTGATTTTCGGTCATCCGAGAAATAGTTACTCCATATCTATTGGATTAATGTCGGGCTCGCTGATTTTTAGTCATCCTAGAAATAGTTAAGTCATATTCAACTCCATATCTATTGATTAATGTCCCGGGATTCGTGTTGGTCTGTTTTTCTCCCATGATACGAGGTCAGGCAACCTATGGTGAGATTTTTTCTGTCTTTTTAAGAAGCCATGATGTGCCTTTGTATGatactcccttcgatccatattAATTATTGCtgaattttttctttttctttttggttggtatgggctttattatgaacgctggccttttttattttttatttttggttttgtcATGGGCTATATATGGGTTGTACGAAAGAGTGGAGCTGGAAGGAGATGAGCGctcatttcttttttttttttgcgaaacatTCATAATTCTATTATTCATCTGCCAACATATTACAATCGTTTTGGATACATCTTGCAAGGAAAGGAGGGGTAGTACCAGTCCACAAGCTACACGCAAGTGGGCAGCAAAGTTAGCCTCACGTCTTACAAAGATCAAGTTACAATGTAGCAATTGTGAAGCGATCTCTTGAATCTGACGGAGGATTCCCATAATTTCAGACAGATGATGTTGACGAGTCTCCCAAAGCTGCACCAAATTATGACAATCAGTTTCGACCGTTACCCGCTGGAAGTTCAAAGTATTTGCAAGATCAACACCATCACGGTAAGCAAGCGCTTCCACCGACAGGGCTTGGCCACAGAATTGTACCAACGACTTCTTGCAGCAAGGATTCGACCCATACTATCTCGTGCCACACATCCAGTAGCCCTAGTACCAGTTGTAGGATTAAAACTTCCATCTACATTTATCTTTATAATATTTTTAGGAGGAGGGTTCCACTTAACTAGTTTCTTCTCATGGTGATCAGTGGGATGAGTGGCACTAGATACCTCCTGTAGCACCTCTGCTACCCATCGGGCAACTTTGCTTGGTGAGAAGTGCTGATCTCCCCTTTTTTCCTTGTTTCGGCTGGTCCATATGGCATACGCCGCTGTTGTAATAGTCTCAGCATCCTTCGCAGAACATACCTTCCCACTGATGATATCTGATGCCCATGTTTTCGGGTGAAGACGAGGGAGTTTGACGCCAGTTGCCTCATTTACAGCTTTCCATATTGCTTTAATAGATGGACACGATATAATCGCATGGAAGATAGACTCATCATTATTTCCACATAAAGAACATGCCCCAATATGTTCAATATGTCTTCTCTTTAAGATACCCATGGTTGGAATGAACTCATGAAGTACTCTCCACCAGAAATGC encodes the following:
- the LOC123108582 gene encoding probable glycosyltransferase 6, with product MASETAPFGLTGTAHRPHGHVVLAARVHDALVFAAGAVAAVLLLLCFSSLLAPTPVPNLVAGPSLPFPTSFPQPQENDSEDGLYARVAARPRTFYDDPKLSYAVGRRVAGWDAKRAEWLRLHYPRGPGERVLMLSGSQSYPCAGDGGDHMLLRFLKNKVDYARLHGIELLYNTALLQPDMVAYWAKIPVVRAAMLAHPEAEWVWWLDADAVVTDMDFAPPLATRYKDYNLVVHGWDREVYEARSWVGLNAGVFLIRNCQWSLDFMDAWASMGPASPQYARWGKTLKATLSDKPDAESDDQSALAYLLLKNPKKWGARTYLENQYYFQGYWAEIVDKLDGVAERYRAAERRFGPALRRRHAEGEHAVYAAARNAALRKKDGGVPGPDGGGQKASAWRRPFVTHFTGCNPCGGRPNEIYSNESCAEGMRRALNLADDQVLRAYGFRHAGPLKDDVRPLVA